In the genome of Erinaceus europaeus chromosome 8, mEriEur2.1, whole genome shotgun sequence, one region contains:
- the MIOS gene encoding GATOR complex protein MIOS, whose amino-acid sequence MSGTKPDILWAPHQVDRFVVCDSELSLYHVESTVNSELKAGSLRLSEDSAATLLSINSETPYMKCVAWYLNYDPECLLAVGQANGRVVLTSLGQDHNSKFKDLIGKEFVPKHARQCNTLAWNPLDNNWLAAGLDKHRADFSVLIWDICSKYTPDIVPMEKVRLSAGETETTLLVTKPLYELGQNDACLSLCWLPRDQKLLLAGMHRNLAIFDLRNTSQKMFVNTKAVQGVTVDPYFHDRVASFYEGQVAIWDLRKFEKPVLTLTEQPKPLTKVAWCPTRTGLLATLTRDSNIIRLYDMQHTPTPIGDETEPTIIERSVQPCDNYIASFAWHPTSQNRMIVVTPNRTMSDFTVFERISLAWSPVTSLMWACGRHLYECTEEENDNSLEKDIATKMRLRALSRYGLDTEQVWRNHILAGNEDPQLKSLWYTLHFMKQYTEDMDQKSPGNKGSLVYTGIKSIVKSSLGMVESSRHNWNGLDKQSDIQNLNEERILALQLCGWIQKGTDMDVGPFLNSLVQEGEWERAAAVALFNLDIRRAIQILNEGASSEKGDLNLNVVAMALSGHTNEKNSLWREMCSTLRLQLNNPYLCVMFAFLTSEAGSYDGVLYENKVAVRDRVAFACKFLSDSQLNRYIEKLTNEMKEAGNLEGILLTGLTKDGVDLMESYVDRTGDVQTASYCMLQGSPLDVLKDERVQYWIENYRNLLDAWRFWHKRAEFDIHRSKLDPSSKPLAQVFVSCNFCGKSISYSCSTVPHQGRGFSQYGVSGSPTKSKVTSCPGCRKPLPRCALCLINMGTPVSSCPGGSKSDEKVDLSKDKKLAQFNNWFTWCHNCRHGGHAGHMLSWFRDHAECPVSACTCKCMQLDTTGNLVPAETV is encoded by the exons ATGAGCGGTACTAAGCCTGATATATTGTGGGCACCTCACCAGGTTGACAGATTTGTGGTCTGTGATTCAGAACTGAGCCTTTATCATGTGGAATCTACTGTGAATTCAGAGCTTAAAGCTGGATCTTTACGTTTATCTGAAGATTCTGCAGCTACATTACTATCAATAAATTCAGAAACACCATATATGAAATGTGTTGCCTGGTATCTCAACTATGATCCTGAATGTCTCCTAGCAGTTGGACAAGCAAATGGTCGAGTTGTTCTTACAAGTCTTGGTCAAGATCATAACTCAAAATTCAAAGATTTGATAGGAAAAGAGTTTGTTCCAAAGCATGCACGACAATGCAATACTCTTGCATGGAATCCTTTGGATAATAACTGGCTTGCTGCTGGTCTTGATAAACATAGGGCTGACTTTTCAGTGCTAATTTGGGATATATGTAGCAAATATACTCCTGATATAGTTCCCATGGAAAAAGTGAGACTTTCAGCAGGTGAAACTGAAACAACGTTATTAGTAACAAAACCCCTTTATGAATTAGGACAAAATGATGCTTGTCTATCTCTTTGTTGGCTTCCACGAGATCAAAAGCTTCTCCTTGCTGGTATGCATCGTAACCTAGCTATATTTGATCTTCGGAATACAAGCCAAAAGATGTTTGTAAATACAAAAGCTGTTCAGGGGGTAACAGTAGACCCGTACTTCCATGATCGTGTTGCTTCCTTCTATGAAGGCCAGGTTGCAATATGGGACCTTAGGAAATTTGAGAAGCCGGTTTTGACTTTAACTGAGCAACCAAAACCGTTAACAAAAGTAGCATGGTGTCCAACCAGGACTGGTCTCCTTGCTACTTTAACAAGGGATAGTAATATTATTAGATTATATGATATGCAACACACACCCACTCCCATTGGGGATGAAACTGAACCCACAATAATTGAAAGAAGTGTACAACCTTGTGACAACTATATTGCTTCCTTTGCCTGGCATCCAACAAGTCAAAACCGAATGATTGTTGTAACTCCCAATCGAACAATGtctgacttcactgtttttgaaaGGATATCTCTTGCCTGGAGTCCAGTTACATCTTTAATGTGGGCTTGTGGTCGTCACTTGTATGAATgtacagaagaagaaaatgataATTCTTTAGAAAAAGATATAGCTACAAAGATGCGCCTTCGAGCTTTATCAAGGTATGGGCTTGATACGGAACAGGTGTGGAGAAATCACATTTTAGCTGGAAATGAAGATCCACAGCTCAAGTCACTCTGGTATACTCTACACT TTATGAAGCAATATACAGAAGATATGGATCAGAAATCTCCAGGCAATAAAGGATCATTGGTTTATACAGGAATTAAATCAATTGTGAAATCATCCTTGG GAATGGTGGAAAGCAGCAGACATAACTGGAATGGACTAGATAAGCAATCTGATATTCAAAATTTAAATGAAGAAAGAATTTTAGCTTTACAGCTTTGTGGATGGATACAGAAAGGAACAGATATGGATGTGGGGCCATTTTTGAACTCCCTTGTACAAgaaggagaatgggagagagCCGCAGCTGTGGCATTATTCAACTTGGATATTCGACGAGCAATTCAAATCCTGAATGAAGGAGCCTCTTCAGAAAAAG GTGATCTGAATCTCAATGTGGTAGCTATGGCTTTGTCAGGTCATACAAATGAGAAAAACTCCCTCTGGAGAGAAATGTGCAGTACTCTACGGCTGCAGTTAAATAATCCATATCTATGTGTCATGTTTGCATTTCTGACAAGTGAAGCAGGATCTTATGATGGAGTTTTG tATGAAAACAAAGTTGCAGTACGTGACAGAGTTGCATTCGCTTGTAAATTTCTTAGTGATAGTCAG TTAAATAGATACATTGAAAAATTGACCAATGAAATGAAGGAAGCTGGAAATTTGGAAGGAATACTGCTTACTGGCCTTACTAAAGATGGAGTGGACTTAATGGAGAGTTATGTTGACAGAACTGGAGATGTCCAAACAGCAAGTTATTGTATGTTACAG GGTTCTCCTTTAGATGTTCTTAAAGATGAAAGAGTTCAGTACTGGATTGAGAATTACAGAAATTTATTGGATGCCTGGAGGTTTTGGCACAAACGGGCTGAATTTGATATTCACAGGAGTAAATTGGATCCTAGTTCCAAGCCATTAGCACAG GTGTTTGTGAGTTGCAATTTCTGTGGCAAGTCTATCTCTTACAGCTGTTCAACTGTGCCTCACCAGGGCAGAGGTTTTAGTCAGTATGGTGTCAGTGGCTCACCAACAAAATCTAAAGTCACAAGTTGCCCTGGCTGCCGAAAACCCCTTCCTCGATGTGCACTTTGCCTCATTAATATGGGAACGCCTGTTTCTAGCTGTCCTG GAGGATCCAAATCTGATGAAAAAGTTGATTTGAGCAAGGACAAAAAACTAGCTCAGTTTAACAACTGGTTTACATGGTGTCACAACTGCAGGCATGGTGGACATGCGGGACATATGCTTAGTTGGTTCAG ggaccaTGCAGAGTGTCCTGTATCTGCATGCACTTGTAAATGTATGCAGTTGGATACAACAGGGAATCTGGTACCTGCTGAGACTGTCTAG